From one Mytilus edulis chromosome 1, xbMytEdul2.2, whole genome shotgun sequence genomic stretch:
- the LOC139519706 gene encoding uncharacterized protein has translation MRPDYLATIFVLFYINIVTREVTAIDACSHISYVSSYSCIGILAVLNNTVHTHTDVCQIYNEVGRCIQLLAAKNGDTCDIKSLHTTFTRWATYTGNWLTAHDTESCQLEEVGESLCTSPDRLGLISAIGCFAPILGGSLTHSNYYICSLVSSLEACTDSFTNILGESHCEDSKIKDGLQSSTAKQWIRDNYPKVNLDECFKVYQPGQPDGDSECNDFIYISKHTQGAMAIMYLNNITVVSQAVYCKNFYYAMHMLQHEMSKAGHTCTVPELQPEFSKLLGYQGVKPSTLSACQGQMQKTTADFCQDEAGVLQVMAREPYCRPLLENMKDPKNDKCMMARQFALCSETRLQYAGFDCSKTILSTTNIGQYMQTTYGISLSSC, from the exons AGAGAAGTAACTGCTA TCGATGCGTGCTCGCACATAAGTTATGTTTCTTCATATTCCTGTATTGGTATTCTTGCTGTACTGAATAATACCGTACACACACATACGGATGTTTGCCA gATATACAATGAAGTTGGTAGATGTATTCAATTACTTGCTGCTAAAAATGGCGACACCTGTGACATAAAGAGTCTTCATACCACATTTACCAGGTGGGCGACATATACCGGTAATTGGTTGACTGCACATGACACGGAATCGTGCCAAT TAGAAGAAGTTGGCGAATCGTTGTGTACATCTCCTGATCGTCTTGGACTTATCTCTGCTATTGGTTGTTTTGCTCCTATCCTTGGAGGATCCCTCACACATTCCAACTATTATATTTGTTC ATTAGTTTCCAGTTTAGAAGCATGCACAGATTCTTTCACAAACATATTGGGCGAAAGCCATTGTGAAGATAGTAAAATTAAAGATGGCCTCCAGTCTTCGACAGCAAAACAGTGGATACGGGATAACTACCCAAAAGTCAACCTAGATGAATGTTTCAAAGTGTATCAACCAGGTCAACCTGACGGCGATTCAGAGTGTAACGATTTTATATACATCTCTAAACATACACAAGGGGCAATGGCAATCATGTACCTTAACAATATTACAGTCGTGAGCCAGGCTGTATACTGCAA AAATTTTTACTACGCAATGCACATGCTTCAGCACGAAATGAGTAAAGCTGGTCATACGTGCACGGTGCCAGAACTGCAGCCGGAATTTTCTAAGTTACTGGGTTACCAAGGAGTTAAACCGTCCACACTATCGGCATGTCAAG GTCAAATGCAGAAAACGACCGCCGACTTCTGTCAGGATGAAGCTGGGGTACTACAAGTCATGGCACGTGAGCCTTATTGCAGACCATTACTCGAGAATATGAAAGATCCAAAAAATGACAAGTGCATGATGGCGAGACAGTTTGCCCTTTGTTCAGAGACCCGATTACAATACGCTGGTTTTGACTGCAGTAAAACAATCCTGAGCACAACAAACATCGGCCAATATATGCAGACCACCTATGGGATTTCACTTTCATCCTGCTAA